The Streptomyces nitrosporeus genome includes a window with the following:
- the argC gene encoding N-acetyl-gamma-glutamyl-phosphate reductase, with protein sequence MVVRAAVAGASGYAGGELLRLLLGHPQVEIGALTAHSSAGQELGALQPHLRPLAGRVLEPTTAEVLAGHDVVFLALPHGQSAAVAEQLGEEVLVVDMGADFRLRDAADWEKFYGSPHAGTWPYGLPELPGARDALRGTRRIAVPGCYPTAVSLALFPAYAAGLAEAEAVVVAASGTSGAGKAAKPHLLGSEVMGNMSPYGVGGTHRHTPEMVQNLSAVAGEPVTVSFTPTLAPMPRGILATCSAKAKPGVDAGALRAAYGKAYADEPFVDLLPEGRWPSTAAVYGSNAVQIQVAHDEAAGRIIVIGAIDNLAKGTASGALQSMNIALGLAEETGLSTVGVAP encoded by the coding sequence ATGGTGGTACGTGCGGCAGTGGCAGGGGCGAGCGGATACGCCGGCGGTGAGCTGCTGCGCCTGCTCCTCGGACATCCCCAGGTCGAGATCGGCGCCCTCACCGCCCACTCCAGCGCCGGCCAGGAGCTGGGCGCGCTCCAGCCGCACCTGCGGCCGCTGGCCGGCCGGGTGCTGGAGCCGACCACCGCCGAGGTGCTGGCGGGGCACGACGTCGTGTTCCTGGCGCTGCCGCACGGGCAGTCCGCCGCCGTCGCCGAGCAGCTGGGCGAGGAGGTGCTGGTGGTCGACATGGGGGCCGACTTCCGGCTGAGGGACGCCGCCGACTGGGAGAAGTTCTACGGTTCCCCGCACGCCGGCACCTGGCCCTACGGCCTGCCCGAACTCCCCGGCGCCCGCGACGCCCTCCGGGGCACCAGGCGGATCGCCGTGCCGGGCTGCTACCCGACCGCCGTGTCGCTCGCCCTCTTCCCGGCGTACGCGGCCGGGCTCGCCGAGGCGGAGGCCGTCGTCGTCGCCGCGTCCGGCACCTCCGGCGCCGGCAAGGCCGCCAAGCCGCACCTGCTCGGCTCCGAGGTCATGGGGAACATGTCGCCGTACGGCGTCGGCGGGACCCACCGGCACACGCCCGAGATGGTCCAGAACCTGAGCGCCGTCGCGGGGGAGCCCGTCACCGTGTCGTTCACCCCGACCCTCGCGCCGATGCCCCGCGGCATCCTCGCCACGTGCAGCGCGAAGGCGAAGCCGGGCGTCGACGCCGGGGCCCTGCGCGCCGCGTACGGGAAGGCCTACGCCGACGAGCCGTTCGTCGACCTGCTGCCGGAGGGCCGGTGGCCCTCCACCGCCGCGGTGTACGGCTCCAACGCGGTCCAGATCCAGGTCGCCCACGACGAGGCGGCCGGCCGGATCATCGTGATCGGCGCCATCGACAACCTGGCCAAGGGCACGGCGTCCGGCGCCCTGCAGAGCATGAACATCGCCCTCGGACTCGCCGAGGAGACGGGCCTTTCCACCGTCGGGGTCGCACCGTGA
- the argJ gene encoding bifunctional glutamate N-acetyltransferase/amino-acid acetyltransferase ArgJ produces the protein MSVTAAKGFTAAGIAAGIKENGNPDLALVVNNGPRRAAAGVFTSNRVKAAPVLWSQQVLKGGEVTAVVLNSGGANACTGPLGFQDTHATAEKAAEVLPGHSAGEIAIASTGLIGIRLPMDKLLPGIEQAAAALSEHGGEKAAIAIKTTDTVHKTAVAGGEGWSVGGMAKGAGMLAPGLATMLVVLTTDADADSAMLDTALREATRTTFDRVDSDGCMSTNDTVLLLASGASGITPAKDEFGQAVQSVCADLARQLIGDAEGASKDIRIEVINAADEDDAVEVGRSIARNNLLKCAIHGEDPNWGRVLSAIGTTAAAFDPDRLNVAINGVWVCKDGSVGEDRDLVDMRYREVRITADLAAGGESAVIWANDLTAEYVHENSAYSS, from the coding sequence GTGAGCGTCACGGCAGCGAAAGGATTCACGGCGGCGGGCATCGCCGCCGGGATCAAGGAGAACGGGAACCCGGACCTGGCCCTGGTGGTCAACAACGGGCCCCGGCGCGCCGCGGCCGGCGTCTTCACCTCCAACCGCGTGAAGGCCGCGCCCGTCCTCTGGTCGCAGCAGGTCCTCAAGGGCGGCGAGGTCACCGCCGTCGTCCTCAACTCCGGTGGCGCCAACGCCTGTACCGGCCCGCTGGGCTTCCAGGACACCCACGCCACCGCCGAGAAGGCCGCCGAGGTGCTGCCCGGCCACAGCGCCGGTGAGATCGCCATCGCCTCCACCGGGCTGATCGGCATCAGGCTCCCGATGGACAAGCTGCTGCCCGGGATCGAGCAGGCCGCCGCGGCGCTCAGCGAGCACGGCGGCGAGAAGGCCGCCATCGCCATCAAGACCACCGACACCGTCCACAAGACGGCCGTCGCCGGCGGCGAGGGCTGGAGCGTCGGCGGGATGGCCAAGGGCGCCGGCATGCTCGCCCCCGGTCTCGCCACCATGCTCGTCGTGCTGACCACCGACGCCGACGCCGACTCCGCCATGCTGGACACCGCGCTGCGCGAGGCGACCCGCACCACCTTCGACCGGGTCGACTCCGACGGCTGCATGTCCACCAACGACACGGTGCTGCTGCTCGCCTCCGGCGCGTCAGGGATCACCCCCGCGAAGGACGAGTTCGGGCAGGCCGTGCAGAGCGTCTGCGCCGACCTCGCCCGGCAGCTGATCGGCGACGCCGAAGGCGCCTCCAAGGACATCCGGATCGAGGTGATCAACGCCGCCGACGAGGACGACGCCGTCGAGGTGGGCCGCAGCATCGCCCGCAACAACCTGCTCAAGTGCGCGATCCACGGCGAGGACCCCAACTGGGGCCGCGTCCTGTCCGCCATCGGCACCACGGCGGCCGCCTTCGACCCGGACCGGCTGAACGTCGCCATCAACGGCGTCTGGGTCTGCAAGGACGGCAGCGTCGGCGAGGACCGCGACCTGGTCGACATGCGCTACCGGGAGGTCCGGATCACCGCGGACCTCGCCGCCGGCGGCGAGTCCGCCGTCATCTGGGCCAACGACCTGACCGCCGAGTACGTCCACGAGAACAGCGCGTACAGCTCATGA
- the argB gene encoding acetylglutamate kinase has product MSAARKHTALPKAQILIEALPWLTRHNGKTVVIKFGGNAMIDEELKAAFAQDVVFLRHAGLKPVVVHGGGPQISAQLDKQGLVSEFKAGLRVTTPEAMDVVRMVLAGQVQRELVGLLNQHGPLAVGMTGEDAHTITAVQHRPVIDGEAVDIGRVGEITDIDTGAIQALLDDGRIPVVSSIARSAEDNHVYNVNADTAAAALAAALGAETLMVLTDVEGLYEDWPHSDDVISRLTATELEKLLPDLSSGMVPKMQGCLHAVRNGVETARVIDGRVHHSILLEIFTDEGVGTMVVPDGPRQERSAHHAHHTQQGES; this is encoded by the coding sequence ATGAGCGCCGCGAGGAAGCACACCGCGCTGCCGAAGGCCCAGATCCTCATCGAGGCCCTGCCCTGGCTGACCCGGCACAACGGCAAGACCGTCGTCATCAAGTTCGGCGGCAACGCCATGATCGACGAGGAGCTGAAGGCCGCCTTCGCCCAGGACGTCGTCTTCCTGCGGCACGCCGGGCTCAAGCCGGTCGTCGTGCACGGCGGCGGCCCGCAGATCAGTGCCCAGCTCGACAAACAGGGCCTGGTCAGCGAGTTCAAGGCGGGGCTGCGCGTCACCACGCCCGAGGCGATGGACGTCGTACGGATGGTGCTGGCCGGGCAGGTCCAGCGCGAGCTGGTCGGCCTGCTCAACCAGCACGGGCCGCTCGCCGTCGGTATGACCGGCGAGGACGCCCACACCATCACCGCCGTCCAGCACCGGCCCGTGATCGACGGCGAGGCCGTGGACATCGGACGCGTCGGCGAGATCACCGACATCGATACCGGGGCCATCCAGGCGCTGCTGGACGACGGCCGGATCCCGGTCGTCTCCTCCATCGCCCGCTCCGCCGAGGACAACCACGTCTACAACGTCAACGCCGACACCGCGGCCGCCGCGCTCGCCGCCGCGCTCGGGGCCGAGACCCTGATGGTCCTCACCGACGTCGAGGGCCTCTACGAGGACTGGCCCCACAGCGACGACGTGATCAGCCGGCTCACCGCCACCGAGCTGGAGAAGCTGCTGCCCGACCTGTCCAGCGGCATGGTCCCCAAGATGCAGGGCTGCCTGCACGCCGTACGCAACGGGGTGGAGACCGCCCGCGTCATCGACGGCCGGGTCCACCACTCGATCCTGCTGGAGATCTTCACCGACGAGGGCGTCGGCACGATGGTCGTCCCCGACGGCCCGCGGCAGGAGCGGTCCGCCCACCACGCACACCACACACAGCAGGGGGAGTCATGA
- a CDS encoding acetylornithine transaminase translates to MSNEETARRWRDALMDNYGTPRLALARGAGAKVWDADGTEYLDFVGGIAVNALGHAHPAVVKAVSTQIASLGHVSNLFAAEPPVALAERLLQLSGRTGRVFFSNSGAEANEAAFKIGRLTGRTRMVATDGGFHGRTMGALALTGQPAKRDPFLPLPGDVTHVPYGDTEALRAAVTTDTALLVIEPMQGENGVVVPPGGYLEAAREITRATGTLLVLDEVQTGIGRTGHWFEHQAHQGVEPDVMTLAKGLGGGLPIGATIAFGAAADLLKPGQHGTTFGGNPVACAAGLAVLDTLAADGALDRVKRLGEKIREGVEGLGHPLVDHVRGSGLLLGIVLTGPLAPQVQRAAQEAGLLVNAPAPDVVRLMPPLIIGDAEADTFLRILPAALDAAQGDGRPGQ, encoded by the coding sequence ATGAGCAACGAGGAGACCGCCCGGCGGTGGCGGGACGCCCTGATGGACAACTACGGCACCCCGCGGCTGGCCCTGGCCCGCGGCGCCGGAGCGAAGGTGTGGGACGCCGACGGCACCGAGTACCTCGACTTCGTCGGCGGTATCGCGGTCAACGCCCTCGGCCACGCCCACCCGGCCGTCGTCAAGGCCGTCTCCACGCAGATCGCCTCCCTCGGCCACGTCTCCAACCTGTTCGCCGCGGAGCCGCCCGTCGCGCTCGCCGAACGGCTGCTCCAGCTGTCCGGCCGCACCGGACGGGTCTTCTTCTCCAACTCCGGGGCCGAGGCCAACGAGGCAGCCTTCAAGATCGGCCGGCTCACCGGACGCACCCGCATGGTCGCCACCGACGGCGGTTTCCACGGCCGGACCATGGGCGCCCTCGCCCTGACCGGCCAGCCGGCGAAGCGCGACCCCTTCCTGCCGCTGCCCGGCGACGTCACCCATGTGCCGTACGGGGACACCGAGGCGCTCCGGGCCGCCGTGACCACCGACACCGCGCTGCTGGTCATCGAGCCCATGCAGGGCGAGAACGGCGTGGTCGTCCCGCCCGGGGGCTACCTGGAGGCGGCCCGGGAGATCACCCGGGCCACCGGCACCCTGCTCGTCCTGGACGAGGTGCAGACCGGTATCGGCCGTACGGGCCACTGGTTCGAGCACCAGGCCCACCAGGGTGTCGAGCCGGACGTGATGACCCTGGCCAAGGGGCTGGGCGGCGGACTGCCGATCGGCGCGACCATCGCGTTCGGCGCGGCGGCGGACCTGCTGAAGCCCGGCCAGCACGGCACCACGTTCGGCGGGAACCCGGTCGCCTGCGCCGCCGGCCTCGCCGTCCTGGACACCCTGGCCGCCGACGGGGCCCTGGACCGCGTCAAGCGGCTCGGTGAGAAGATCAGGGAGGGCGTCGAGGGACTGGGCCACCCCCTGGTCGACCACGTCCGCGGCTCCGGGCTGCTGCTGGGTATCGTGCTCACCGGGCCCCTCGCACCGCAGGTGCAGCGGGCGGCCCAGGAAGCCGGCCTCCTGGTGAACGCGCCCGCACCCGACGTCGTACGGCTCATGCCGCCGCTGATCATCGGCGACGCGGAGGCGGACACGTTCCTGCGGATCCTGCCGGCGGCCCTCGACGCGGCCCAGGGGGACGGACGCCCCGGCCAGTGA
- a CDS encoding arginine repressor, translating to MTDAHDTEHGGPSVPQTRTARHRRIVDILNRQPVRSQSQLARLLSDDGLSVTQATLSRDLDELGAVKIRNTGGELIYAVPSEGGFRTPQAPLGESAKEERMRRLSAELLISAEASANLVVLRTPPGAAQFLASAIDQAELSAILGTIAGDDTLMLISRDPNGGQALADHLLRLAQNDR from the coding sequence ATGACCGATGCGCACGACACCGAGCACGGCGGGCCGTCGGTGCCGCAGACCCGCACGGCGCGCCACCGCAGGATCGTGGACATCCTGAACCGCCAACCGGTGCGCTCGCAGAGCCAGTTGGCGCGACTGCTGTCCGACGACGGGCTGAGCGTCACCCAGGCCACGCTCTCGCGCGACCTGGACGAGCTCGGCGCGGTGAAGATCCGCAACACCGGTGGTGAGCTGATCTACGCGGTACCGAGCGAGGGCGGCTTCCGTACCCCGCAGGCTCCGCTCGGCGAGTCGGCGAAGGAGGAGCGGATGCGTCGCCTCTCCGCGGAACTGCTCATCTCCGCGGAGGCGTCCGCCAACCTGGTGGTGCTGCGCACACCGCCCGGCGCCGCCCAGTTCCTCGCCTCGGCCATCGACCAGGCCGAGCTGAGCGCGATCCTCGGGACGATCGCCGGGGACGACACCCTGATGCTGATCAGCCGTGACCCGAACGGCGGCCAGGCGCTGGCCGACCACCTGCTGCGGCTGGCGCAGAACGACCGCTGA
- a CDS encoding pyridoxamine 5'-phosphate oxidase family protein translates to MGKTYERIDGRLRTFIEEQPLFFTATAPLDGDGTVNLSPKGVRGSFAVLDERTVAYLDFAGSNAETIAHLRENGRITLMWCAFQGPPNIVRVHGRGEPVFRDDPRFPALLGRFPGVDPVPHGLRAVIVVTAGLIRDTCGYAVPFMTYDEDRSLHADRFRREDDGSLSAYFEKKPDVPTSIDGLPGLPLPLPGMPALRAD, encoded by the coding sequence ATGGGAAAGACATACGAACGCATCGACGGCCGGCTCCGGACCTTCATCGAGGAGCAGCCGCTGTTCTTCACCGCGACGGCGCCGCTGGACGGCGACGGCACGGTCAACCTCTCCCCCAAGGGTGTCCGCGGTTCGTTCGCGGTGCTGGACGAACGGACTGTGGCCTACCTCGACTTCGCCGGCAGCAACGCCGAGACCATCGCCCATCTGCGGGAGAACGGCCGCATCACGCTGATGTGGTGCGCCTTCCAGGGGCCGCCGAACATCGTCCGGGTGCACGGCCGGGGCGAGCCGGTCTTCCGTGACGATCCGCGCTTCCCCGCGCTGCTCGGCCGCTTCCCGGGGGTGGACCCCGTTCCGCACGGGCTGCGGGCGGTCATCGTGGTGACCGCCGGACTGATCAGGGACACCTGCGGGTACGCCGTGCCGTTCATGACGTACGACGAGGACCGCTCGCTGCACGCCGACCGGTTCCGGCGCGAGGACGACGGGAGCCTGAGCGCCTACTTCGAGAAGAAGCCGGACGTCCCCACGAGCATCGACGGGCTGCCCGGACTCCCGCTGCCACTGCCCGGGATGCCGGCCCTCCGGGCCGACTGA
- the argH gene encoding argininosuccinate lyase: MSNGTGNSDVRLWGGRFADGPAEALARLSASVHFDWRLAPYDIAGSRAHARVLSKAGLLTEDELTRMIAGLDELEAAVADGSFTGTLADEDVHTALERGLLERLGPDLGGKLRAGRSRNDQVATLFRMYLRDHARIIGGLIAELQDALVGLAEAHPDVAMPGRTHLQHAQPVLFAHHVLAHVQSLSRDAERLRQWDERTAVSPYGSGALAGSSLGLDPEAVAADLGFERGSVANSIDGTASRDFVAEFAFITAMIGVNLSRIAEEIIIWNTKEFSFVTLHDAFSTGSSIMPQKKNPDIAELARGKSGRLIGNLTGLMATLKALPLAYNRDLQEDKEPVFDSLDQLEVLLPAFTGMMATLTVNRERMEELAPAGFSLATDIAEWLVRQGVPFRVAHEVAGECVKVCEQEGIELDQLTDDQFAKISEHLTPEVRTVLDVPGALASRDGRGGTAPSAVAVQLAEVKADLVTQHAWAAARG, translated from the coding sequence GTGAGCAACGGCACCGGCAACAGCGACGTACGCCTCTGGGGCGGCCGTTTCGCCGACGGCCCGGCCGAGGCGCTGGCCAGGCTGTCCGCCTCCGTCCACTTCGACTGGCGGCTCGCGCCGTACGACATCGCCGGCTCCCGCGCCCACGCGCGCGTGCTCAGCAAGGCGGGGCTGCTCACCGAGGACGAGCTGACCCGCATGATCGCCGGACTCGACGAGCTGGAGGCGGCCGTCGCCGACGGGTCGTTCACCGGCACCCTCGCGGACGAGGACGTGCACACCGCGCTGGAGCGCGGCCTGCTGGAGCGGCTGGGCCCCGACCTCGGCGGCAAGCTGCGGGCCGGCCGGTCCCGTAACGACCAGGTCGCCACGCTCTTCCGGATGTACCTGCGCGACCACGCCCGGATCATCGGCGGGCTGATCGCCGAACTCCAGGACGCGCTGGTCGGCTTGGCCGAGGCGCACCCGGACGTGGCCATGCCCGGACGTACCCACCTCCAGCACGCCCAGCCCGTGCTCTTCGCCCACCACGTCCTGGCGCACGTCCAGTCCCTCTCCCGGGACGCCGAGCGGCTGCGGCAGTGGGACGAGCGGACCGCCGTGTCCCCCTACGGCTCCGGCGCGCTGGCCGGATCGTCGCTCGGACTGGACCCGGAGGCCGTCGCCGCCGACCTCGGCTTCGAGCGCGGCTCCGTCGCCAACTCCATCGACGGCACCGCCTCCCGGGACTTCGTCGCGGAGTTCGCGTTCATCACCGCGATGATCGGCGTCAACCTCTCCCGGATCGCCGAGGAGATCATCATCTGGAACACGAAGGAGTTCTCCTTCGTCACCCTCCACGACGCCTTCTCCACCGGCTCCTCGATCATGCCGCAGAAGAAGAACCCGGACATCGCCGAGCTGGCCCGAGGCAAGTCGGGCCGGCTCATCGGCAACCTGACCGGCCTGATGGCGACGCTCAAGGCGCTCCCCCTCGCGTACAACCGCGACCTCCAGGAGGACAAGGAGCCGGTCTTCGACTCCCTGGACCAGCTGGAGGTCCTGCTGCCCGCCTTCACCGGGATGATGGCCACCCTCACCGTCAACCGCGAGCGCATGGAGGAGCTGGCCCCGGCCGGGTTCTCGCTCGCCACCGACATCGCCGAATGGCTCGTCCGGCAGGGCGTGCCCTTCCGGGTCGCCCACGAGGTCGCCGGCGAGTGCGTGAAGGTCTGCGAGCAGGAGGGCATCGAGCTGGACCAGCTGACGGACGACCAGTTCGCGAAGATCTCCGAACACCTCACCCCCGAGGTGCGCACCGTGCTCGACGTCCCCGGCGCCCTGGCCTCCCGCGACGGCCGCGGCGGCACGGCACCGTCCGCCGTCGCCGTCCAGCTCGCCGAGGTGAAGGCCGACCTGGTGACACAGCACGCCTGGGCGGCCGCCCGCGGCTGA
- a CDS encoding aldo/keto reductase yields MPFARLARATTPTARIGLGLAAVGRPAYITPHRDRDLPAGRGEEALRERTRELLDAAYAQGVRYVDVARSYGRSEEFLAGWLAARPDATDVVVGSKWGYTYTGGWSTEAGEHEVKDHSLAAFERQLAESTALLGDRIDLYQIHSVTPESPALGDRELHARLAGLADRGVTAGLSVSGPAQADTIRAALAVTVDGEPLFRTVQATYNVLETSAERALAEAHDAGVTVIVKEAMANGRLAAPEAPAVLQEIAAEAGTGADAVALAFVLSRPWAGVVLSGAATAGQLAGNLHALVPDLGEAVTDRLSALVEEPEAYWRYRSGLPWN; encoded by the coding sequence ATGCCTTTCGCCCGTCTGGCCCGAGCGACCACCCCGACCGCCCGCATCGGGCTGGGCCTGGCCGCGGTCGGCCGCCCCGCCTACATCACCCCGCACCGGGACCGCGACCTCCCCGCCGGACGCGGGGAGGAGGCGCTGCGGGAGCGGACCCGCGAACTCCTGGACGCCGCGTACGCGCAGGGCGTCCGCTACGTCGACGTGGCGCGCTCCTACGGCCGTTCCGAGGAGTTCCTCGCCGGATGGCTCGCCGCCCGCCCGGACGCGACCGATGTCGTCGTGGGCAGCAAGTGGGGCTACACCTACACCGGCGGCTGGAGCACCGAGGCGGGGGAGCACGAGGTCAAGGACCACAGCCTCGCCGCCTTCGAACGCCAGCTCGCCGAGAGCACCGCACTCCTCGGCGACCGGATCGACCTCTACCAGATCCACTCGGTCACCCCCGAGAGCCCGGCCCTCGGCGACCGGGAGCTGCACGCACGGCTGGCCGGCCTCGCGGACCGGGGCGTCACCGCCGGCCTCTCCGTCAGCGGCCCCGCCCAGGCCGACACCATCCGTGCCGCCCTCGCGGTCACCGTGGACGGCGAGCCCCTCTTCCGTACCGTCCAGGCCACCTACAACGTCCTGGAGACCTCGGCGGAGCGGGCGCTCGCCGAGGCCCACGACGCAGGGGTCACCGTCATCGTCAAAGAGGCCATGGCCAACGGCCGGCTCGCGGCGCCCGAGGCGCCCGCGGTGCTCCAGGAGATCGCCGCCGAGGCCGGAACGGGCGCCGACGCCGTCGCCCTGGCGTTCGTCCTGAGCCGGCCGTGGGCCGGCGTCGTCCTGTCCGGGGCCGCCACCGCCGGCCAGCTCGCCGGCAACCTGCACGCCCTCGTCCCCGACCTCGGCGAGGCCGTCACGGACCGGCTGAGTGCCCTGGTGGAGGAGCCCGAGGCCTACTGGCGGTACCGCTCCGGCCTGCCCTGGAACTGA
- a CDS encoding TetR/AcrR family transcriptional regulator: protein MTFDREQVLRSAAALLSRRSTATMDEVARAAGIGRATLHRHFAGRDALVGALEELGIQEFDAALDAAALDEGRAEDGLRRLVAALEPSAGLLSFLVAENQLFEGDQVNEGWDRLDARIAAFFRHGQERGEFRIDLTPAWLAEALYALIASGAWAVQTGRVARQDFSYMITELLLGGARRSVEK, encoded by the coding sequence ATGACGTTCGACCGTGAGCAGGTACTGCGCAGTGCCGCCGCCCTGCTGTCCCGTAGATCCACCGCGACGATGGACGAGGTGGCCAGGGCCGCCGGCATCGGCCGGGCCACCCTGCACCGCCACTTCGCGGGCCGGGACGCCCTGGTCGGGGCGCTGGAGGAACTCGGCATCCAGGAGTTCGACGCCGCGCTGGACGCGGCGGCCCTGGACGAGGGCCGCGCCGAGGACGGGCTGCGGCGGCTGGTCGCCGCCCTGGAGCCCTCCGCCGGGCTGCTGTCCTTCCTGGTCGCCGAGAACCAGCTCTTCGAGGGCGACCAGGTGAACGAGGGCTGGGACCGGCTCGACGCCCGTATCGCCGCCTTCTTCCGGCACGGGCAGGAGCGCGGCGAGTTCCGCATCGACCTCACCCCCGCCTGGCTGGCAGAGGCGCTGTACGCGCTCATCGCGTCCGGCGCGTGGGCCGTACAGACGGGCAGGGTCGCCCGGCAGGACTTCTCGTACATGATCACCGAGTTGCTGCTCGGCGGAGCGCGCCGGAGCGTGGAGAAATGA
- a CDS encoding MFS transporter, which yields MSTARIPRQQSAPADGLRPPGRWVALAVLALAVLLVAVDATVLGLATPFLSEDLEPTGTQLLWIGDVYSFVIAGLLVSMGSLGDRIGRKKLLLTGAVAFGAVSVLNAYATGPEMMIAARALLGVAGATLMPSTLALIRNLFHDPRERSLAIGIWGAMASAGAAVGPVVGGVLLEHFWWGSVFLINLPVMAVLVLVGVKLIPESKNPAPGPWDLLSVLLSLVGMIGVVYAVKELAAHGAGWGVAVAAAGGVLALTWFVRRQFRLPAPLLDMALFRHRGFSGAVLADLLTILGLSGLIFFLSQFLQLVQGRSPLEAGLAELPAAVGAVAAGLLAGRAARRLSVRVVVTGGLAAIGAALALVTLVHQETGYPMLGAVLLIVGTGAGFSFTVTADVILSSVPKEHAGSASAVSETAYELGAALGIALLGSVVTGVYQGFATPGGVPAPVSAAAHESLGGAVEASHALPPDQAHALLSAAQKAFVDGLGTAAGVSAAVLLATAVAAWFLLRGQELEEGADAHG from the coding sequence ATGAGCACCGCCCGCATCCCCCGACAGCAGTCCGCCCCCGCGGACGGCCTCCGGCCCCCGGGGCGGTGGGTCGCCCTCGCCGTCCTCGCCCTCGCCGTGCTGCTGGTCGCGGTCGACGCCACCGTGCTCGGTCTCGCGACCCCGTTCCTCAGCGAGGACCTCGAACCGACCGGCACCCAGCTGCTGTGGATCGGTGACGTCTACTCCTTCGTCATCGCCGGGCTCCTGGTCTCCATGGGCAGCCTGGGCGACCGGATCGGCCGCAAGAAACTCCTGCTGACCGGTGCCGTTGCCTTCGGCGCGGTCTCCGTGCTGAACGCCTACGCCACCGGCCCCGAGATGATGATCGCGGCCCGTGCCCTGCTCGGGGTCGCCGGCGCCACCCTCATGCCGTCCACCCTGGCCCTCATCCGCAACCTCTTCCACGACCCGCGCGAACGCAGTCTCGCCATCGGCATCTGGGGCGCCATGGCCTCCGCCGGCGCGGCGGTCGGTCCCGTCGTCGGCGGAGTGCTGCTCGAACACTTCTGGTGGGGCTCGGTCTTCCTGATCAACCTGCCGGTCATGGCGGTCCTCGTCCTCGTCGGCGTCAAGCTGATCCCCGAGTCGAAGAACCCGGCCCCCGGCCCCTGGGACCTGCTCAGTGTGCTGCTCTCCCTCGTCGGCATGATCGGCGTCGTCTACGCCGTCAAGGAACTGGCGGCCCACGGGGCGGGCTGGGGCGTAGCCGTCGCGGCCGCCGGCGGTGTGCTCGCGCTCACCTGGTTCGTACGCCGGCAGTTCCGCCTGCCCGCACCGCTGCTGGACATGGCGCTCTTCCGCCACCGGGGTTTCTCGGGCGCCGTCCTGGCGGACCTCCTGACCATCCTCGGCCTGTCCGGCCTGATCTTCTTCCTCTCTCAGTTCCTGCAACTGGTCCAGGGACGCAGCCCGCTGGAGGCCGGCCTCGCCGAACTGCCCGCCGCCGTCGGCGCGGTGGCCGCCGGACTGCTGGCGGGCAGGGCGGCCCGCCGCCTCTCGGTACGCGTGGTGGTCACCGGCGGGCTCGCGGCGATCGGGGCGGCCCTCGCCCTGGTCACCCTCGTCCACCAGGAGACCGGCTACCCGATGCTCGGGGCGGTGCTGCTGATCGTCGGTACGGGCGCGGGCTTCTCCTTCACCGTCACCGCCGACGTGATCCTCTCCAGCGTCCCCAAGGAACACGCCGGCTCCGCCTCCGCCGTCTCCGAGACCGCCTACGAGCTCGGCGCGGCACTCGGCATCGCCCTGCTCGGTTCCGTCGTCACCGGGGTGTACCAGGGCTTCGCCACCCCCGGCGGCGTCCCCGCGCCGGTCTCGGCCGCCGCGCACGAGTCGCTCGGCGGTGCCGTGGAAGCCTCCCACGCGCTGCCGCCGGACCAGGCGCACGCCCTGCTCTCCGCCGCGCAGAAGGCGTTCGTCGACGGACTCGGCACCGCGGCCGGCGTCTCGGCGGCCGTTCTGCTGGCGACCGCCGTCGCCGCCTGGTTCCTGCTGCGCGGCCAGGAGCTGGAGGAGGGCGCCGACGCCCACGGCTGA
- a CDS encoding lysophospholipid acyltransferase family protein: MSRLTVIKAVLGPILRLLFRPQVEGAENIPGTGPVILAGNHLTFIDSMIMPICCDRPVFYIGKDEYVTGKGFKGRLMAWFFTGCGMIPVDRDGGRGGVAALMTGRRVLEEGNAFAIYPEGTRSPDGRLYRGRTGIARLTLMTGAPVVPFAMIGTDKLQPGGAGLPRPGKVTVRFGEPMEFSRYEGMDRDRYVLRAVTDSVMTEVMLLSGQEYVDMYATKAKAA; encoded by the coding sequence TTGTCCCGCCTCACCGTCATCAAGGCAGTGCTCGGACCGATCCTGCGGCTGCTGTTCCGCCCCCAGGTGGAAGGGGCCGAGAACATTCCGGGTACCGGGCCGGTGATCCTCGCGGGCAACCATCTGACGTTCATCGACTCGATGATCATGCCGATCTGCTGCGACCGTCCGGTGTTCTACATCGGCAAGGACGAGTACGTCACCGGCAAGGGCTTCAAGGGCCGGCTGATGGCCTGGTTCTTCACCGGCTGCGGCATGATCCCGGTGGACCGGGACGGCGGGCGCGGCGGTGTCGCGGCGCTGATGACGGGACGCCGGGTGCTGGAGGAGGGCAACGCCTTCGCCATCTACCCGGAGGGCACCCGCTCCCCCGACGGCCGTCTGTACCGGGGCCGCACGGGCATCGCGCGGCTCACCCTGATGACGGGCGCGCCGGTGGTCCCGTTCGCGATGATCGGCACGGACAAGCTGCAGCCGGGCGGCGCGGGGCTGCCCCGGCCGGGCAAGGTCACGGTGCGTTTCGGCGAGCCGATGGAGTTCTCCCGCTACGAGGGCATGGACCGTGACCGCTATGTGCTGCGGGCGGTGACCGACTCGGTGATGACCGAGGTGATGCTGCTCTCCGGCCAGGAGTACGTGGACATGTACGCCACCAAGGCCAAGGCGGCCTGA